One region of Hydrogenobaculum sp. Y04AAS1 genomic DNA includes:
- a CDS encoding DNA topoisomerase, with protein MKRLILAEKPSVARDIASALCKSLNKDASKKGYFECEEKNLYITWAIGHLVEIDDEIAPRKWSLETLPILPETFKYKVIDKTSNQFKVISKLLKEVDEVVIATDAGREGELIARLILMLNHFKGSVKRFWTSDALTKEVIIREMENLKDASLFDSLYYSALARSHADWIVGINLTRLMTVKAGGGVWSVGRVQTPTLKLIVDRYKEFKDFIPKEYYVIKAVFSACDDCIDTISKSYVGLLVLDKAQEKTYKTLKDALEEEESEKTAGAPKSKYFTPLLKESKNQIMEKLEKVKEGIVKDVKITKRKENPPLLHSLTSLQREANRIYGYSSMRTLNIAQKLYESYKCLSYPRTDSNYLGEDQETKNLVKNLLKKLVDKNIYEFLSKNINKVGKRVFDSSKLTDHHALIPFGPIPEDASNEEKNIYNLVFRRFVGAFMEPYEYAIITIKTMLGEFTFISNINIETLTEEEYQKTYLSLYRPYKLEIKESLSEDEDIEPNNIERYQRVSELRNRRSHQGEERNAYSTLDFDYIKSLKPDDKVYKRSLEALQKFTKPPALYTEGTLLKVMEKLGLGTPATRASIIETLLERKYISRVDKSLLPTLKGEELIKSLRDSDVSKPEMTTTWEEELERIYKERKSKEGYIRFMHNIKEFVSDNIDRLKFVEMKRVPMATKKMIEFARSLARAKNIKPPHSTDYETIKAFIEEHNPKKEGNTEENTNGYTPPTEKQIAFAKSLAQKLNQEIPEDAYVSTKTMSEWIKNAIKQTGYKKSYRRGKK; from the coding sequence ATGAAAAGACTTATATTGGCTGAAAAACCATCTGTGGCAAGAGATATAGCTTCGGCTTTATGTAAAAGCCTAAACAAAGACGCTTCAAAGAAAGGGTATTTTGAATGTGAAGAAAAAAACCTATATATCACTTGGGCTATAGGGCATTTGGTAGAAATAGACGATGAGATAGCCCCAAGAAAGTGGAGCTTAGAAACGCTTCCAATACTGCCAGAGACTTTCAAATATAAAGTTATAGATAAAACTTCGAATCAGTTTAAAGTAATATCTAAGCTTTTAAAAGAAGTAGACGAAGTGGTGATCGCCACAGATGCTGGAAGAGAAGGTGAGTTGATAGCAAGGCTTATTTTGATGTTAAACCACTTTAAAGGCTCTGTAAAAAGATTTTGGACATCCGATGCTCTTACAAAAGAAGTGATTATAAGGGAGATGGAAAATTTAAAAGATGCTTCTTTGTTTGATAGTTTATATTATTCTGCTTTAGCTCGTTCACATGCCGATTGGATAGTGGGTATAAATCTTACAAGGCTTATGACGGTAAAAGCAGGAGGTGGTGTATGGTCTGTAGGTAGGGTACAAACTCCTACTCTTAAGCTTATAGTTGATAGGTACAAAGAGTTTAAGGATTTTATACCAAAAGAATACTATGTAATAAAAGCTGTGTTTAGTGCTTGTGATGATTGTATAGATACTATATCTAAATCTTATGTAGGGCTTTTGGTATTAGACAAAGCTCAAGAAAAAACGTATAAGACGTTAAAAGATGCTTTGGAAGAGGAAGAGTCAGAAAAGACTGCAGGTGCTCCAAAGTCCAAATATTTTACACCGCTTTTAAAAGAATCAAAAAATCAAATAATGGAAAAACTGGAAAAAGTTAAAGAAGGTATTGTAAAAGATGTAAAAATCACTAAAAGAAAGGAAAACCCACCGCTTTTACACTCTTTGACGTCTTTGCAAAGAGAAGCCAACAGAATATATGGATACTCTTCCATGAGAACGTTAAATATAGCTCAGAAGCTTTACGAATCTTACAAGTGTTTATCTTATCCAAGAACGGACTCAAACTACCTTGGAGAGGATCAAGAAACCAAAAATCTTGTTAAGAACCTTTTAAAAAAGTTAGTTGATAAAAATATTTATGAGTTTTTATCAAAAAATATAAACAAAGTTGGCAAGAGGGTATTTGATAGTTCAAAACTTACAGACCACCACGCTTTAATTCCTTTTGGACCTATACCGGAAGATGCTTCTAATGAAGAGAAAAATATATACAACCTCGTTTTTAGACGATTTGTAGGTGCTTTTATGGAACCTTACGAATATGCCATTATTACTATAAAAACGATGTTAGGAGAATTTACTTTTATATCAAATATAAACATAGAAACGTTGACAGAGGAAGAGTATCAAAAGACTTACCTTTCTTTATATAGACCTTACAAGCTTGAAATTAAAGAATCTTTGTCTGAAGATGAGGATATAGAACCTAATAATATAGAGCGATATCAGCGTGTTTCGGAGCTAAGGAACAGGCGCAGCCACCAAGGAGAAGAGAGAAATGCTTACAGCACACTAGATTTTGATTATATTAAAAGCCTGAAACCAGATGATAAAGTTTATAAGAGATCTTTAGAAGCTTTACAAAAGTTTACCAAGCCACCAGCTCTTTACACAGAAGGTACACTCCTCAAAGTTATGGAAAAGCTAGGCCTTGGTACACCAGCTACGAGGGCTTCTATAATAGAGACGCTTTTAGAAAGAAAATACATATCAAGGGTAGATAAATCTTTACTACCTACGCTAAAAGGAGAGGAGCTTATAAAATCTCTAAGAGATAGCGATGTATCCAAGCCAGAGATGACCACAACATGGGAAGAAGAGCTTGAACGAATATACAAAGAAAGAAAATCAAAAGAGGGTTATATAAGGTTTATGCACAATATAAAAGAATTTGTATCAGACAACATAGATAGACTTAAGTTTGTAGAAATGAAAAGAGTGCCGATGGCTACAAAGAAGATGATAGAGTTTGCAAGATCTTTGGCAAGGGCAAAAAATATAAAACCACCTCATTCTACGGATTATGAAACTATAAAAGCTTTTATAGAAGAGCATAATCCTAAAAAAGAGGGAAATACCGAAGAAAACACAAATGGATATACACCCCCCACAGAAAAGCAAATTGCTTTTGCCAAATCTTTGGCCCAGAAATTAAACCAAGAAATACCAGAAGACGCTTACGTTTCTACGAAAACGATGTCAGAGTGGATAAAAAACGCCATAAAACAAACCGGGTATAAAAAATCCTACAGAAGGGGCAAAAAATGA
- a CDS encoding TldD/PmbA family protein gives MEDIKAIVKNVIKEGFEFEIYVSQSNKVKIDIEDKAIDRVEASKEQGLGIRVIKDGKVGFSYTTKLTKKDIEDCTKIAMDIDLSQEKEDVFELLKEQKENKNQIELFDKEGLSKDRQLKINKLLETEDKIKAYDPRIALVRDLSYAESTYSYFMENSYGVKIEETLSGFFVMGCAIAKDGEDTSSGCSYIASRFYEDLDFDLLSKEIAINTVNLLNPKSFETKSLPVVFSPDSMVSLLRAFSSVFLGDSLIKNKTMLKDKLQEQIASEEVTIIDDGTINRALGSSRFDADGNPTQKNIVVENGVFKMFLHNIYTAKKSNKESTANSVRAGYRSVPQTGIHNFYLVPKNNSLETLLGAYEECVYITELMGLHMADPISGNFSLGASGIVYQNAKPMYAIRAVTVASNFLELLKKIKLVGNDFRFFGHVGSPSVLVENITIGGV, from the coding sequence ATGGAAGATATAAAGGCTATTGTAAAGAATGTCATAAAAGAAGGGTTTGAGTTTGAGATATATGTAAGTCAATCTAACAAAGTAAAGATTGACATTGAGGATAAAGCTATAGATAGAGTTGAAGCCTCAAAAGAACAAGGTTTGGGTATAAGGGTTATAAAAGATGGAAAAGTGGGATTTTCTTATACTACGAAGCTTACAAAAAAAGACATAGAAGATTGTACGAAAATAGCAATGGACATAGATCTATCTCAAGAGAAAGAGGATGTTTTTGAGCTTTTAAAAGAACAAAAAGAAAATAAAAATCAAATAGAGCTCTTTGATAAAGAAGGTCTTTCTAAGGATAGACAACTAAAGATAAATAAACTCTTAGAGACAGAAGATAAAATAAAGGCTTACGATCCTCGTATAGCTTTGGTTAGGGACTTATCTTACGCAGAGTCCACATATTCTTATTTTATGGAAAACTCCTACGGAGTAAAAATAGAAGAAACGTTGAGCGGTTTCTTTGTAATGGGGTGTGCTATAGCAAAAGATGGTGAAGATACATCCTCCGGATGCTCTTATATAGCTAGTAGATTTTATGAGGATTTGGATTTTGACTTACTTTCGAAGGAAATAGCTATAAATACGGTAAATCTTCTTAATCCTAAAAGCTTTGAAACAAAGTCATTACCGGTGGTTTTCTCACCGGATAGCATGGTATCTTTGCTAAGGGCATTTTCCAGTGTATTTTTAGGAGACTCTCTTATAAAAAATAAAACTATGCTAAAAGATAAACTACAAGAGCAGATAGCCAGTGAAGAGGTAACTATAATAGATGATGGCACTATAAATAGAGCTTTGGGAAGTTCTCGCTTTGATGCCGATGGAAATCCAACCCAAAAAAATATAGTGGTAGAAAACGGTGTTTTTAAAATGTTTTTGCACAACATATACACAGCTAAAAAATCCAATAAAGAGTCTACCGCCAACAGCGTAAGAGCAGGTTATAGATCTGTACCACAAACTGGAATTCACAACTTTTATTTGGTACCTAAAAACAATTCTTTAGAAACACTTCTTGGTGCTTATGAAGAGTGTGTATATATTACGGAGCTTATGGGTCTTCATATGGCAGACCCTATTTCTGGAAACTTTTCTTTGGGTGCTTCTGGTATTGTTTATCAAAATGCAAAACCTATGTATGCTATAAGAGCGGTAACTGTAGCCTCAAACTTTTTGGAGCTTTTAAAGAAAATAAAATTGGTAGGAAATGACTTTAGGTTTTTTGGACATGTGGGATCTCCTTCAGTGTTGGTAGAAAATATCACAATAGGGGGAGTATGA
- a CDS encoding glycine zipper 2TM domain-containing protein translates to MNVVNVRFAKIISIVGLSAVLFSCAQTGQYSLSPAGQQGAAVGGILGATAGTMLDNSNRWRGGVIGGVMGALLGGTLGQIANEAAQQAATQNQPVQYSNGNQTIQAIPQGQAQNGCQTVTTKYYQNGQLVKTETREVCPSQQ, encoded by the coding sequence ATGAATGTTGTAAATGTTAGATTTGCAAAAATAATTAGTATAGTTGGTCTATCGGCTGTGCTTTTTTCCTGTGCACAAACTGGCCAATATAGTTTATCTCCAGCTGGCCAGCAAGGAGCAGCTGTTGGCGGTATCCTAGGTGCCACTGCTGGTACGATGTTAGACAATAGTAACAGATGGCGCGGTGGAGTTATAGGTGGTGTTATGGGTGCTCTACTTGGTGGAACCTTAGGTCAGATAGCAAACGAAGCTGCTCAGCAAGCAGCTACACAAAATCAGCCAGTCCAATATTCAAATGGCAATCAAACAATCCAAGCTATTCCACAAGGACAAGCTCAAAATGGCTGTCAAACTGTAACCACAAAATACTATCAAAACGGACAACTTGTAAAAACAGAGACAAGAGAAGTGTGCCCAAGTCAACAGTAA
- a CDS encoding lytic transglycosylase domain-containing protein: protein MRIEDLTNFIKGGNEEKIVKKIKEDVPSFEDTLKSENSKKTESKFIPFTKDGFMSDNSSLVEMFKFFDIVDTTQDPPTDNENHNNLTNLITDNTKEAIEYSFDSLPKDLKNQIGQAADKASFKYHIPKELIYAIIDQESSFNPYSVNHNKDGTTDRGLMQVNYDHNIDIMKELNIKDKNQLFDIDTNIEAGTAILARDFQKYGNWPTAIKAYNGINSDNWGYVKSVLSKIKKYQNVT from the coding sequence ATGAGGATTGAGGATTTAACAAATTTTATAAAAGGTGGTAATGAAGAGAAAATTGTTAAAAAGATAAAAGAAGATGTGCCTTCTTTTGAAGATACGTTAAAATCTGAAAACTCTAAAAAAACCGAATCAAAGTTTATTCCCTTTACAAAAGACGGTTTTATGTCAGACAATTCCTCTTTGGTGGAAATGTTTAAGTTTTTTGATATTGTTGACACTACCCAAGATCCTCCTACAGACAATGAAAACCATAACAACTTAACAAATCTTATCACAGATAACACAAAAGAAGCTATAGAATATAGTTTTGATAGCTTGCCAAAAGACCTAAAAAATCAAATAGGACAAGCCGCAGATAAAGCTTCTTTCAAATACCATATTCCCAAAGAACTTATATATGCTATTATAGATCAAGAATCTTCTTTTAATCCTTATTCTGTAAATCACAACAAAGATGGTACCACAGATAGGGGACTAATGCAGGTAAACTACGATCACAATATAGATATAATGAAAGAGCTAAATATAAAAGATAAAAACCAACTGTTTGATATAGACACCAATATAGAAGCTGGCACAGCCATACTGGCTAGAGATTTTCAAAAGTATGGAAATTGGCCTACCGCTATAAAAGCTTACAATGGTATAAACTCAGATAACTGGGGCTATGTCAAATCTGTGTTGTCAAAAATTAAGAAATACCAAAACGTTACATAA
- a CDS encoding tetratricopeptide repeat protein, protein MFRKILLSLLFASSLGLANPYFDYAMCHYYIDNPQKAYPYCSKALKELPTPSVFEDVISMYVRAHYLEGAIYVAKLYKDRYPNLKEPYIDLYTLYTMDKDYENAKKTLEEALSKFPQDNFFALNLITTYIHDGEIKKAEDIINRFLAFKNENGKEIFYYIRARIELAQQNKEKAIEDLKKAIELKPNFDEAVDTLASIYDQESKYQDEEKLYEDILKKDSSNISALERLGNLFFKLGLSYKASDIYKKLAELNKNNLNYQYQYALSLLQSMRYDKALSVLAPLYKKHPNNKPIAYLYGLTLEAAHKPVKALEVYKKLLQIDKKNPKLYERIASILIDEGKYNEAMPYIEKGLKLNPLSSKLYIFKAIIAASHRHYIMAKVYADQSIKLNHHDYRSYFIRAMIEDKLHQIDNEIKDLKKVVELKPNDADMLNYLGYTMLIYNKDIKEGMKYIEKAVKLSPKNPSYLDSLAYGYFLLHDYKKALKYEEEAYKLNSKDSVIIQHLGMIKLMLGQPKEAKSLLLKALYIVNKRGEEEPDQKKKILEFLKEIK, encoded by the coding sequence ATGTTTAGAAAAATTTTGTTATCACTTTTGTTTGCAAGCTCTTTAGGTTTGGCAAACCCGTATTTTGACTATGCAATGTGTCATTATTATATAGATAACCCTCAAAAAGCTTATCCTTATTGCTCAAAAGCCCTTAAGGAACTTCCAACCCCAAGTGTGTTTGAAGATGTTATAAGTATGTATGTAAGAGCCCATTATTTAGAAGGTGCTATTTACGTTGCAAAGCTTTACAAAGATAGATATCCAAATCTAAAAGAACCTTATATAGATCTATACACTCTTTATACTATGGATAAAGACTATGAAAATGCAAAAAAGACATTGGAAGAAGCGCTAAGTAAATTTCCTCAGGACAATTTCTTTGCTCTAAATCTTATAACCACGTATATACATGATGGAGAAATTAAAAAAGCCGAAGATATTATAAACAGGTTTTTGGCTTTTAAAAACGAAAACGGAAAAGAGATTTTTTACTATATTAGAGCACGTATAGAACTTGCACAGCAAAACAAAGAAAAGGCAATAGAAGATCTTAAAAAGGCTATAGAGTTAAAACCAAACTTTGATGAGGCCGTAGATACTTTGGCAAGTATATACGATCAAGAAAGTAAATATCAAGATGAGGAAAAACTTTATGAAGATATACTAAAAAAAGATTCTTCTAATATAAGCGCCTTGGAGCGGTTGGGTAACCTGTTTTTTAAATTAGGCCTTAGCTACAAGGCTTCGGATATATATAAAAAACTTGCAGAACTAAACAAAAACAATCTAAACTATCAGTATCAGTATGCATTATCTTTGCTCCAAAGCATGAGATACGATAAGGCTTTATCAGTTTTAGCCCCTTTGTATAAGAAGCATCCAAACAACAAACCCATTGCTTACCTTTACGGACTGACGTTGGAAGCTGCTCACAAACCGGTAAAAGCTCTTGAAGTATATAAAAAGCTTCTTCAAATAGATAAGAAAAACCCAAAGCTATACGAAAGAATAGCAAGTATTTTGATAGACGAAGGTAAATATAACGAGGCTATGCCTTATATAGAAAAAGGCTTAAAACTCAACCCCTTGAGCTCAAAGCTTTACATATTTAAAGCTATAATAGCGGCTAGTCATCGTCATTACATAATGGCAAAAGTATATGCGGATCAATCTATAAAGCTAAATCATCATGATTATAGAAGCTATTTTATAAGAGCTATGATTGAAGATAAGCTTCATCAGATAGACAATGAAATAAAGGATTTAAAAAAAGTAGTAGAGTTAAAGCCAAATGATGCAGATATGCTAAATTACTTAGGTTATACTATGCTTATTTACAATAAAGATATAAAAGAGGGAATGAAGTATATAGAAAAAGCAGTGAAACTTTCTCCTAAAAACCCCTCTTACCTTGATAGCTTAGCTTATGGATACTTTCTTTTGCATGATTATAAAAAGGCTTTAAAATACGAAGAAGAGGCTTACAAGCTAAATTCAAAAGATTCCGTAATTATACAACATCTTGGCATGATAAAACTTATGCTGGGACAACCAAAAGAAGCCAAAAGTTTGTTACTAAAAGCCCTATACATAGTAAATAAAAGAGGAGAAGAAGAGCCTGATCAAAAGAAAAAGATTTTAGAATTTTTAAAAGAGATAAAATAA
- a CDS encoding universal stress protein — MKYLVSVDFSDITNLVVRSAKVFATKLNVELELLHIIAPFTYLPYPEGLSIDIVDMDIIKKAEENAKNLALEKLSALAEYLDPVKTTYKVLIDTPFAEIVSQEAENNNMDGIFLGGHSKNLIEKILVGSTTEDVVKNSKVSLVVIKAKEIEKLDHILVAYDFTSICDKMLDFIFDTFKSIKPKIILLHVDKGINIQISPEVSQTLEQSINDVKLKKLNDIKNKFSEFYSFSYEIINDNDIAKTLERFANNINPDIIFVASKRPKLLERIFGGVETVRILRNSTHPLYIFKAEG, encoded by the coding sequence ATGAAGTATCTTGTAAGCGTTGATTTTTCAGATATCACAAACTTGGTGGTAAGAAGTGCAAAAGTCTTTGCTACAAAACTAAATGTAGAGTTAGAGCTTCTTCATATAATAGCTCCTTTTACATACCTTCCATACCCAGAAGGTCTTTCTATAGATATAGTAGACATGGATATTATCAAAAAAGCCGAAGAAAACGCAAAAAATTTAGCTTTGGAAAAACTAAGCGCCTTAGCAGAGTATTTAGATCCGGTGAAAACCACTTACAAAGTACTAATAGATACGCCGTTTGCTGAAATAGTATCTCAAGAAGCCGAAAACAACAATATGGACGGTATATTTTTAGGTGGGCATAGTAAGAACCTTATAGAAAAGATATTGGTGGGAAGCACTACTGAAGATGTTGTTAAGAACTCTAAAGTTAGCTTGGTAGTGATAAAAGCTAAGGAAATAGAAAAACTAGACCATATTCTTGTGGCTTACGATTTTACCAGCATATGCGATAAGATGCTAGATTTTATATTTGATACTTTTAAAAGCATAAAACCAAAGATTATACTACTACACGTGGATAAAGGTATAAATATTCAAATTTCTCCAGAGGTATCTCAAACATTAGAGCAAAGTATAAACGATGTAAAACTAAAAAAACTAAACGATATAAAAAATAAATTTTCTGAATTTTACAGCTTTTCATATGAGATAATAAACGATAACGATATAGCTAAAACGTTGGAAAGATTTGCCAACAACATAAACCCAGATATTATATTTGTAGCTTCAAAAAGGCCTAAGCTTTTAGAAAGGATATTTGGCGGTGTAGAAACTGTAAGAATATTAAGAAACAGTACGCATCCTTTGTACATATTTAAAGCTGAGGGTTAA
- a CDS encoding inositol monophosphatase family protein, whose amino-acid sequence MDDISRFLDVAKNASLIGGEVLKEYFGSVKVSDIEEKAEKDVVSFVDKTSESKIVEYINSVFKDHQIVGEEGSSINNSPYKWYIDPLDGTKNYLMGFPIFACSVGLAYEDEPIAGAVYLPYFDKLYFAAKGLGAFKNGKPIKVSNRHILKHCNVCYGFPSRSKRDLNSYLQASKELFIEVASMRRPGAAAVDICFLAEGIFDGLMEFELHPWDISGALIVLLEAGGTYSLTNGLKSPTDIVASNGLIHDWMLSVVQKNVGVSYEVSCKR is encoded by the coding sequence ATGGATGATATAAGTAGATTTTTAGATGTGGCAAAAAACGCAAGCCTAATAGGTGGGGAAGTATTAAAAGAGTACTTTGGTAGTGTTAAAGTATCAGATATAGAGGAAAAAGCTGAAAAAGATGTTGTTAGTTTTGTTGATAAAACATCTGAATCAAAGATAGTAGAGTATATAAACTCAGTGTTTAAAGACCATCAGATAGTTGGTGAAGAAGGATCCTCTATAAATAATAGTCCTTACAAGTGGTATATAGATCCTCTTGATGGTACAAAAAATTATCTTATGGGTTTTCCAATATTTGCATGTTCAGTAGGGCTTGCTTATGAAGATGAGCCTATAGCTGGAGCTGTTTATTTGCCTTATTTTGATAAACTTTACTTTGCAGCCAAAGGTTTGGGAGCTTTTAAGAACGGAAAACCTATAAAAGTTAGCAATAGGCATATACTAAAGCATTGCAACGTGTGTTATGGATTTCCCTCTCGCTCAAAAAGAGATTTAAATAGTTATCTTCAAGCTTCAAAAGAGCTTTTTATAGAAGTGGCGTCTATGAGGCGCCCCGGTGCTGCGGCGGTTGATATATGCTTTTTGGCAGAGGGTATATTTGATGGGCTTATGGAATTTGAACTTCATCCATGGGATATATCGGGGGCTTTGATAGTACTTTTAGAAGCAGGTGGGACTTACTCTTTAACCAACGGCCTCAAAAGCCCTACCGATATAGTGGCTTCTAACGGTTTAATACACGATTGGATGCTAAGTGTTGTGCAAAAAAACGTGGGGGTTAGTTATGAAGTATCTTGTAAGCGTTGA
- a CDS encoding class II aldolase/adducin family protein codes for MDFIKAEILKVAKLSFKEGLVNAFAGNISYSYKNYMYITKRGSFFGDLTEKDIIKIDLKKDKISEKASSEASVHKAIYLNTGKKAILHTHPKYTVLASFLYDKILPIDSEGKLIFGQAPVLDVNPPSASKALEEALCLALKEYDIVIVKTHGVFAASRNLMKAYAYTGALEHSCFMLLKAKNMIK; via the coding sequence ATGGATTTCATAAAAGCTGAGATACTAAAAGTTGCAAAGTTAAGTTTTAAAGAGGGCTTGGTAAATGCTTTTGCTGGAAATATAAGCTATTCGTATAAAAATTATATGTATATTACCAAAAGAGGTTCTTTTTTTGGAGATCTCACAGAAAAAGATATAATAAAAATAGATCTAAAAAAAGATAAAATATCAGAAAAAGCCTCTTCTGAAGCATCGGTCCATAAAGCCATATATCTAAACACAGGTAAAAAAGCTATACTCCATACTCATCCAAAGTATACTGTCCTTGCATCGTTTTTATACGATAAGATCTTACCGATAGACTCCGAAGGAAAGCTTATATTTGGACAAGCACCGGTTTTGGATGTGAATCCACCATCCGCATCAAAAGCTTTGGAAGAAGCCCTTTGTTTGGCTCTAAAAGAATATGATATAGTGATAGTAAAAACCCATGGGGTTTTCGCCGCTTCAAGGAATCTTATGAAAGCTTACGCTTATACTGGGGCTTTGGAGCATTCTTGTTTTATGCTTTTAAAAGCCAAAAACATGATAAAATGA
- a CDS encoding 4-hydroxybenzoate octaprenyltransferase produces the protein MSNLKEISELVKFEHTIFALPFGISAFLLLAHGFDLWKFTLIIIAMVLVRTDAMTMNRLSDIDLDKLNPRTKNWPHAKGTVSELELKLIIFVTSYLFLIVSLMLNKLAFFLSPIVLLSIYIYPKAKRFTYMPHIFLGLVYFLIPIGVDVALNSHVSEEAIMLGLAMGFWVSGFDMLYALQDYEFDLEHGVKSIAVWLGKDKAIYTARVFHVITFLCLLWLHFIDSRLGVLYLIGLVGIAGFLVYEHKLIKPNDLSKLNKAFFTVNGYISIVFMLLIMLSLWIS, from the coding sequence ATGAGCAATTTAAAAGAGATATCAGAGCTTGTTAAGTTTGAGCATACTATATTTGCTCTTCCTTTTGGTATAAGTGCATTTTTATTGCTTGCTCATGGTTTTGACCTATGGAAGTTTACACTTATCATAATAGCTATGGTGCTTGTAAGAACAGACGCCATGACTATGAATAGACTATCAGATATTGATCTTGATAAGCTAAACCCTCGTACAAAAAACTGGCCCCATGCTAAAGGTACTGTTTCGGAACTTGAACTAAAACTTATCATTTTCGTTACCTCTTATCTGTTTTTAATAGTAAGCCTTATGTTAAATAAACTTGCTTTTTTTCTTTCTCCTATAGTGCTTTTATCTATCTATATATATCCAAAAGCCAAAAGGTTTACCTACATGCCACACATTTTTCTTGGTTTGGTTTATTTTCTTATACCAATAGGAGTGGATGTTGCCCTAAATAGCCATGTATCAGAAGAAGCTATAATGCTTGGTCTTGCAATGGGATTTTGGGTGAGTGGGTTTGATATGCTTTACGCTCTTCAAGATTATGAGTTTGATTTAGAGCATGGTGTAAAATCAATAGCTGTTTGGCTTGGAAAAGATAAGGCTATATATACGGCAAGGGTATTTCATGTCATAACGTTTTTGTGTCTTTTGTGGCTTCATTTTATAGATAGTAGGCTTGGAGTTCTTTATCTAATTGGTCTTGTTGGAATAGCTGGGTTTTTGGTCTATGAACACAAGCTTATAAAACCAAACGACCTATCAAAGCTAAACAAAGCTTTTTTTACTGTAAACGGTTATATAAGCATCGTTTTTATGCTTTTAATAATGCTATCTTTATGGATTTCATAA
- a CDS encoding shikimate kinase, whose amino-acid sequence MCSGKTSVGNILSSMLNFAFIDVDKEIENRLNMTIEEIFTKKGKSFFRDFEIKTLKDVSKPKSVISTGGGLGANEEAMEFMKKNGFVAFLDVSFEEFYNRCKGLPNRPLLRKSLEELRSLHNKRYYVYSMAHQRFDVTKSPETIAEDIIKHYEQFKRDIRAC is encoded by the coding sequence ATGTGTAGTGGCAAAACATCTGTAGGCAATATATTGTCTTCAATGTTAAACTTTGCCTTTATAGATGTAGATAAGGAGATAGAAAACCGCCTTAATATGACGATAGAAGAGATTTTTACCAAGAAAGGAAAATCTTTTTTTAGAGATTTTGAGATAAAGACATTAAAAGATGTTTCGAAGCCAAAAAGTGTAATATCTACAGGTGGTGGTCTTGGGGCTAATGAAGAGGCTATGGAGTTTATGAAAAAAAATGGTTTTGTAGCTTTCTTGGATGTATCTTTTGAAGAATTTTACAACCGTTGCAAAGGTTTACCAAATAGACCACTGCTTAGAAAATCTTTAGAGGAGCTTAGAAGCTTGCATAATAAAAGATACTACGTTTACAGTATGGCACATCAACGTTTTGATGTTACCAAAAGCCCAGAAACCATAGCAGAGGATATAATAAAACACTATGAGCAATTTAAAAGAGATATCAGAGCTTGTTAA